From the genome of Oryza glaberrima chromosome 1, OglaRS2, whole genome shotgun sequence:
GTTCCCAGATAAGGCTCCATAGATAAAACAGGCAAGAAGTAACTGCAAGTAAACGGTTTCTTAAATCATTTCACATTTTGATCAGCAACTGAGCTCTTCAGAGGTTTCTTTTAATTAAGCCTCCCACTACCACGCATACATGCATTTTCTATGTGCATGTTGCTTGGACCTGGTAAGCATTCTCATAGGCAGTGTTTGATAAGAATTCCCTTGAATCAAGTTATATAAGGTTGTCTTGTTTGATTAGCTATTTTCTTTGCCTGGTTGCCAGCCTCAAGGAGGGAGACGCCATTTGGCATCTACTCGAGTTTGTTCACTGCACAGTGCTCTTCGACAAGAACAATCAGCAGATTTTGCTATCCTCCGGTGTGAATTTGATTTGCGTGGAGGGTGACACCGTGTGGTACGATGGTGGAGATGCAGTCGCTGCTACTTCTGTTCATGCTCTTGGTGAGCCTACGGCTAAGCTTCAGTCAGACAAACCCTCAAGATGGTAAGTCTTTGATCTTTCTGCTTTTCAATAGGTTACAGGAAGAAAGGTGACATCTTTTCCAGGATTTGTCACTCAGACTGGCCATTGACCTGAAAACAAGGTGAGTAGGATTAGGTCTGCCAGAAGTACAGCAAGAGAAGAATCTATTTGTGGAGCATGAATGACTAGATGCTACAGAAAAACAAAATCCTTAAAGGCATAGCCTTCTTCCATCAATACTATGTTCTCCTTGGGTAGTTATGCAACAAATTGTGATCATTTGGTTATTTCCATCTAATAACCtaggaagattttttttatgatcaaATTCATAGTGTCATGTACAAAGAATAGTTTCCCATGATGAAAAGGGGAGCTGCAACAGCTATATTTCATGCACGCACGATCAATAATTTTAGAGAGATGACTCCTTCCTTTCCTGCAGGAGCGAATCCATGTAAAAGCCATGTGATGCACCGGACACAGGCGAAACTTTTGAAATCCCATTAATTTTAGCTAATGTTAGAATGTAAACATAGTATTATATCCATAATTCATACAGGACACCtggtaatttttgtttttagatTCGCCCCTGCTTTCCTGGACCATACTTTTCTGTGAAATTTTCCATGATGATGATAAACTAATGGATGATATTGACCTAATAGGCCAAAATGACTTGGATCAACCACTGGAGTTGTTGACACATTTTTCTTGACTAACATTTGTTCCATTTATTCTACAGTTTCTGCACTCCAGGCATTGATGAAGAATTGGCAGAATGAACCGCAAAGCTGGATGGGATCGACTGATCCCTGCACCTCCTGGGATGGAATTTCCTGTTCCAATGGGAGGGTGACAGAAATGTGAGTGCTCAACTTCGATTCATCATTTTTGTACTTATTTTTGAGACAAGAACTACACCGAAACCTGGTATTTACAGGAGATTATCAGGCATTAATCTGCAAGGCACATTAAGCAACGCAATAGACCAACTTTCTTCTTTGACATATCTGTAAGTCCCTGCTTACTGAGTTTTGAACAAACTACCACACTGCAAAATGCTTTATGCTGCTGatgtaaaataaactacatCCAGGGATCTGTCTAACAACCTAAATCTTGGAGGTCCACTTCCTCCAAGCATTGTGAATCTGAAGCAGCTCACAACTCTGTAAGAACAGCTTGTCACTATAAGAAAACATTTCTTCCTTTTTGGTCTGTGGAGAGGACTAAGAAAAATAGGGGAAAACACTGATTTATATCTTGGTTTTGTCAGGATTTTACTTGGATGCAGTTTCACTGGTGATATTCCAGAGCAGATCGGAGCATTAAGGCAACTCACATTCCTGTAAGAAACAACTCAAATGTGGGCAGATATATTGAATGGACAGCAATCTCTTTATGATATGATTTACTTTAGCCTAAGAAATGCTCTCATGCAGGGCCCTGAACTCAAATAAGTTCACTGGTGGAATCCCCCCAACACTTGGCCTTCTCTCTAAGCTTTTCTGGTTGGACTTGTCAGACAATCAGCTGTCGGGGAAAATACCGGTTTCATCAGGTTCAAACCCAGGGCTGGATCAGCTTGTTAATGCAGAACATTTGTAAGTTCTCAAATGGTGTACCAGTTCTAGAACAAAAGAATCAAGATATACTGCTGCTTAATGGTATCCTCATATGACTCATACATTTCCAATCAACAGCCATTTCAGTGAGAACCAGTTGACAGGCCCAATTGACGAAAAGCTTTTCAGTGAAAAAATGAACCTTATACACGTGTAAGCTGCACACTGTTTGTTTGTGCTTGGTAGTATCATCTTGCCATCACCTCACTGCCTTCAGTAATAATTGTCAGGATATTTGACAACAATAACTTTACTGGACCTATCCCAGGATCTCTCGGGAGAGTCTCATCAATTCAAATTATGTAAGTACCTCGTAATATGATTTACCCTATGTTTTGACCCCCCTTTGAAcagtttcatgtttttttttcatgcctATTGCAACAGCCGACTAGATCATAACCAATTTAGTGGTCCAGTTCCAGGAAGTATAGCAAACCTATCTCGTCTGATGGAACTGTAAGTGATTACCATCAAGGAACATCAACAAATATTTCTTATTCCTGGAAACAACATtgcaaatatttgtttttgtttttgcaggAGCTTAGCAAGCAACCAACTGAATGGGACAGTGCCAGACCTCACCAGTGCAAATGCTCTCACTTATGTGTAAGGAAGAAAGTATATGAGCATTTAAGGTTAATGATTCTTTGAGTTATGGGAAATTTTCTTCCTTCTTACAGGGACCTAAGCAACAATAACTTCATGAGCTCACCAGCACCGCGATGGTTTTCAACATTAACATCCTTGACTACCTTGTGAGTTGTCTGATGACGAAAAAACAGTGAGTATCAAATGGACTTAGTAAGATACATCACAATTAATGTTTCTATTCATGTTGACAACTTACAGATTTATGGATAGTGATCATCTTACTGGAACAATCCCCAGTGCCCTGTTCAGTTTCCCGCAATTGCAGCAAATGTAATTTCCTCATGGATCATGCTACAGCTCTCTGATAGCATCTCTAGCTAAAAGTTTAACTTCAGTGAACTTATGCCTTCTGATGTTATAAATTGGAATGCAGATCATTAGCTAAGAATTCATTCAGTGGGGAACTTAATATGAGCAGTAACATCAGTTCACTACTGCGGGTTGTTAATTTGACAAACAATCAGATCTTCAACGCTGAAGTTGACCCAAGCTACACCGGCAGCCTCATGTAAGCATCATTCTGTACTGTATAAGGGTGTACAAGTGAGTGCATGCATTCTCACCCAACGTATTCTTTCCTTGTCCAGACTATCAGGCAATCTTATATGCTTCAACAATATCAGTTTCTGCACACTCAAGCAAAAGCAGCAAGTGCCATACTCAACAAACCTAGGTCCATGTGGTGCCATTCCATGCCCCACTGACCAGTCAGCAAATCCAGTGGCTTCACAGAACTGTGCTTGCGCCAGCCCCTTCCAGGGTTTGATGATCTTCCGAGCACCAGCCTTCTCTGATGTGACCAGTCCCAAGTCATTCCAACCTTTGGAATTTACTCTTGTTCAGAACCTTAGCCTAGCTCCAGGATCAGTTGCCATTTCCAATGTTGAGTTCAGTCCAGGGGAGCCACTAACATTCACAGTGAAGGTTTTTCCAGAGAGCGGAACAAGCTTCAATCACTCAGAGGTTATCAGAATCAGTTCTTCTTTGGTCAACCAAACCTACAAAGCTCCAGCTTATTTTGGACCATATAGCTTCATAGCAAGCACATATTTTGCAAGTATGGCGTTGTTTAGGTCTGCaatttcttttgtttgcttTATTTTCAAACATTACATAACTCATTCATTTCAGGCCCCAGTGGTAAAAGGTCGTCAATGGGCAAAGGTGCAATAATCGGAATAGCGGTTGCTGGTTTTCTCCTTCTTGTTGGCCTTATCCTAGTAGCAATGTATGCTCTAAGgcagaaaaaaatagctaagGAGGCAGTAGAACGAACTACTAATCCTTTTGGTAATGTGTTATTTCATCATTCAGTATCCATCCAATAGGGAAGTGTTAAGCATGATTGCTAATCTGTGCTAGTGAATGCTCTGGTGCCACAGCATCATGGGGACAAGGTGGTAAAGATAATGGAGATGTGCCACAGCTGAAGGGAGCAAGATACTTTGCATTTGAGGAACTGAAGAGGTGCACAAACAATTTCTCAGAAACCCAAGAAATAGGATCAGGAGGATATGGGAAGGTATATTGGTGAATGAATTTCCATGCTAGTATAGTCACAAAAAGAAACAAGGATTTCCAAAAGCATTTAATCTATTATCTTTTCTGTTAAAAGGTGTACAAAGGAATGCTTGCAAATGGGCAAATGGCTGCAATAAAACGCGCACAGCAAGGATCTATGCAAGGTGCAGCTGAATTTAAGAATGAGATAGAACTACTTTCCAGGGTTCATCACAAGAACCTGGTGAGCTTAGTAGGTTTCTGCTATGAACAAGGGGAGCAGATGTTGGTTTATGAGTACATTCCTAATGGGACCTTAAGGGAGAATCTGAAGGGTATACTTTTCAAACTTCATCACCACTACTACCCCCATTTATAACCTATTTACATAATTAATACATGCTACAACAAAAGGACATGGGGGTTCATCCACATCTTAACTGCAGGTAAAGGAGGAACGCACTTGGATTGGAAGAAACGCCTTCAAATTGCAGTTGGCTCTGCTAAAGGTCTAGCGTATCTTCATGAACTTGCTGATCCACCAATTATCCATAGAGATATCAAATCAACCAATATCCTTCTGGATGAAAGTCTAAATGCAAAGGTTGCTGATTTTGGTCTTTCAAAGCTGGTATCTGACACACGAAAGGGCCATGTTTCTACCCAAGTGAAGGGGACACTGGTATGTACTTCTGGAACTTCAAAATGCATAACTTTTATTGACAAAAAAGATATTTCTAGTTGATTACTCTTCTGTGTTGATATCTAGGGTTATTTGGATCCTGAATACTACATGACTCAGCAGCTATCTGAGAAGAGTGATGTATATAGCTTTGGAGTTGTCATGCTAGAACTGATAACGTCCAGGCAGCCCATAGAGAAAGGCACATATATTGTCCGTGAGATCAGGACAGC
Proteins encoded in this window:
- the LOC127752878 gene encoding leucine-rich repeat receptor protein kinase HPCA1-like, whose product is MVEMQSLLLLFMLLVSLRLSFSQTNPQDVSALQALMKNWQNEPQSWMGSTDPCTSWDGISCSNGRVTEMRLSGINLQGTLSNAIDQLSSLTYLDLSNNLNLGGPLPPSIVNLKQLTTLILLGCSFTGDIPEQIGALRQLTFLALNSNKFTGGIPPTLGLLSKLFWLDLSDNQLSGKIPVSSGSNPGLDQLVNAEHFHFSENQLTGPIDEKLFSEKMNLIHVIFDNNNFTGPIPGSLGRVSSIQIIRLDHNQFSGPVPGSIANLSRLMELSLASNQLNGTVPDLTSANALTYVDLSNNNFMSSPAPRWFSTLTSLTTLFMDSDHLTGTIPSALFSFPQLQQISLAKNSFSGELNMSSNISSLLRVVNLTNNQIFNAEVDPSYTGSLILSGNLICFNNISFCTLKQKQQVPYSTNLGPCGAIPCPTDQSANPVASQNCACASPFQGLMIFRAPAFSDVTSPKSFQPLEFTLVQNLSLAPGSVAISNVEFSPGEPLTFTVKVFPESGTSFNHSEVIRISSSLVNQTYKAPAYFGPYSFIASTYFASPSGKRSSMGKGAIIGIAVAGFLLLVGLILVAMYALRQKKIAKEAVERTTNPFASWGQGGKDNGDVPQLKGARYFAFEELKRCTNNFSETQEIGSGGYGKVYKGMLANGQMAAIKRAQQGSMQGAAEFKNEIELLSRVHHKNLVSLVGFCYEQGEQMLVYEYIPNGTLRENLKGKGGTHLDWKKRLQIAVGSAKGLAYLHELADPPIIHRDIKSTNILLDESLNAKVADFGLSKLVSDTRKGHVSTQVKGTLGYLDPEYYMTQQLSEKSDVYSFGVVMLELITSRQPIEKGTYIVREIRTAIDQYDQEYYGLKSLIDPTIRDSAKMVGFRRFVQLAMECVEESAADRPTMNDVVKELEIIIQNEGAQLLNSASLSAQQFGYAEGRDPDPYGDHVPINDDSSSGAFDYNSVYSYSVVEPK